CTTTCGTTACGTGCGTGGTGCCGGCCGATCGCGCGGGTGCGCAGCCGGCCCGTGGTGGGGTCGTGGTCGACCTCGATGGGGATGCCGTACGTGTCGGTGAGTCGCTGGGGTGTCAGGACGTCCTCGGGGAGGCCGTCGGCGACGATCCGCCCCTTGTGGAGCAGCGCGATCCGGTCGGCGACGGCCGCGGCCTGGTCGAGGTCGTGCAGGACGGCGCCGACGGCGATGCCGTGGTCGTCCGCCAGGTCGCGCATGAGGTCGAGAAGCTCGACCTGATACCGCAGGTCGAGGTAGGTCGTCGGCTCGTCGAGGAGCAGTACGCCGGTCTCCTGCGCGAGGCAGCCGGCGAGCCACACGCGCTGGAGCTGTCCTCCGGAGAGGTGCTCGGCGCCGCGTTCGGCGAGTTCCTCGATGCCCGTCATGGCGAGCGCGCGGTCCACAGCGGCCCGGCCCCCCGGGTCCGCCTTGCCCCAACGGCCCTGGTACGGGTAGCGGCCGAACTCGACGACGTCGCGCACCGTCAGCCCGCTGGGGGTGGGGCGCCCTTGGGTCAGCAGGGCCACGCGGCGTGAGAACTCGCGGGGGGACAGCGCGAGGCCGTCGGTGTCGGCATCGATGACGAGGGTGGCGGTCCGGGGTCGCTGCAGCCGCGCGAGCGTACGCAGAAGCGTCGATTTCCCGCTGCCGTTCGGCCCCACGAGGACGGTCACCTCGCCGGGCCGCAGCGTCAACGACGCGTCGTGCACGACGTCGACGCCCTCGTACGCCACGGTGACACCCATGGCCGACAGCTCATGACCGTGGGCACGCCTGGCGTCGGAGGTCTCTTCAGCAACGTTCACGGAGCGAAGGTTAGCCTAACCTTAGGGCGCGCGAAACCAGGGCTGTACGGCAGAACCACAAGACGAAAACTAGCCATATTTGCGCAGACCCTGGATGTTCCGGCTGAACCCGGCCGCCCGCAACCGGGCGGACGGAGGGGACCGATCCGCGAGGAAAAGCCCCCTTCCGACGGGCCCATACCCGACCAGATGTCGCATATCCACCGCGCGCTGATCCACCATCTGTCCGAGGTCCGTCTGCTGCGCGACTTCTCCCCGCACCTGAATCCCGCCATGAACGGAGCAATCCGATGAGCCGCCACATCCAGGTCACCTTCGACGCCCATGACCCGCGAGCGCTGTCGTCCTTCTGGCGCGACGTCCTCGGCTACGTCCACCCCGGCCCGCCCGGGGTCGATCTGCCCGAGGGCGCCGACCCGCTGGCAGCCTGGGACGACTTCCTCGCCCGGCTCGGCGTGCCGGAGGAACAGCGCAACACGAAATCGGCCATCGAGGACCCCGACGGACAGGGCCCACGCCTGTTCTTCCAGCAGGTGCCGGAGGACAAGACCGCCAAGAATCGCGTCCACCTCGACGTCCGCGCGGCTCCCGGACTACAGGGAGAGGAGCGGATGGCGGCACTGGAGGCCGAGTGCGAACGGCTCGTCGCACTGGGAGCGAAGCGGGTACGCCGCGACGAGCCCGCTCCCCCGATGAGCGCCGGCTTCCTCGTGATGACCGACCCTGAGGGCAATGAATTCTGCCTGGACTGACACAGCCCGGCCCCGCTACGTCTCCCGGGCCTCGGCGGGCTCCGGAACGCCCCCGGGCGCGGGCATGGCCGCGAACACCCCGACGAGCCGCTCGGCGAATTCGACCGGCCATGTCGCGTAGCCGATGTGACCGCCGGGAAACTCCGTCAGTTCCCGGCCGATCCGCTCGGCGAGGACGGCCGCCGGACGGCAGATGACCTGCGTGCTCGACGCGCGTCCTCCCGCCACCGCGATCCGCCCCGCCGCCGCAGCCACTGCCGCGAAGTCGGGCACGACACGCGTGAACGGCCGCATCGTGTGGGCGAGGAAGAAGGCGGTGTTGTCGTGGGCCTGAGGGAGCACCGGCGCGGGGCGGCCACCGAAGAGGGCGTTGAGTTTTCGCATCGCCGCCGCGACGCCGGCACGGCGGAAGGTCTCGTGGACATCGTCGATGAACACCGAGAGGGCCGCGGCGTCCGGCAGCACCGCCAACGCGGGCGGTTCGTGCACGACGGCCGACCGGATGCGGTCGGGGTGCCGGACGGCGAGTTCGAGCGCGACGAGCCCACCCGAACAACTGCCGAACACCTGCACGGACTCCCCCGCCGCGGCCACGTGGCCGAGCAGGCGATACGCGTCGTCGGTGTGGACGTCGAGCCGCTGGTCGACGGGCGGCCCGTCGAGCGGACTGCGTGAGTTGCCGCGCGGATCGTAGGTCAGGACGCGGTGGTCCTCGGCGAGTGCGGCGGCCATGGGATCGAAGACGGCGGCGTCGGAGTTGCCGCCGGGGATGAGCAACAGGAGCGGGCCCGCGCCTCGCACTTCGAAGTGAAGCCTGGCGCCCGCTACCGCCAGCGTTCCCGTCTCCGGCGTGCTCATCACCCTCCCGGGTCGAGCCGACGCGCCGCCGTCGAGTCACGGCTTGCCACCACAGCGTAGCCAGCCGGAGCGGCGCGCGCCAGAATCGTAGGGCCACCAGGCTCCGCGACATCCCGAGGCGTGATGCCATGCCCGCTCGCCCGCACGGCGGTCACCACGCCGCCGCCGCACCACGCTTGCTCCTCAATGCCCAGCCCTTCGGCTTCGGGCCGGCGGCGGCCATGTCGATCCTCGCCGCGGAACTCGCACCCGGCTGCGAAAGGCTGGCCTACATCGGCGGCGGGCACACCCTGGACCTGCAAGAAGAGCCGCCCTACCACGCCGTCCACGACACGACCGGCCGGTCACCGGACGAACTGCGCGCCCTCCTGCGGGATCTGGCACCGCGGTATGACGTGTTCGTCACGGCCATGGATTTCGAGATGGCCGAGTCGGCCCTGCGCGCCGGGTTCGACGTGGCCGTCTACGATGCGCTCACCTGGTACTGGCCCGCCGTTCCGGACGTGGCTCATGAAGCGGTGCTGTATCTCGCCCAGGATTTCTTCGGGGTGCGGGAGCGCGTCGCCGCCGACCCGGCACTGCGCGGACGCGCCGTGATCATTCCTCCCGCCATCACCCGCGGCCCCGAGTGGCAACCCGGTCGGCACGTCCTGGTCGATCTGGGCGGTCTGCACAATCCGTACTGGCTGCCGGACGACGCCGTCGCCTACGCACGCCTCATGCTCACGGCCGTCCGCGCGAGCGTGCCCGCCGGCCTGTCCCTCGTCGTGGCGGCGAGCCGGACCGTCGCCGCCGGGCTCGACGACCCGGACGTCGGAACCTACGATCACGCCACGATGCTCGAGCTCATGGGCACCGCCGCGTACGCCTGCATGACCTCGGGCCTCGGCAATATCTACGACGCCGCGGCGACCGGCGTACCCACCCTGTGGCTACCGGCCGCCAACGACAGTCAGCCCGCGCAGGCCCGCCTGCTCTGCCGGAACGGTTACTGTGACGCGTGCCTGGGCTGGGCGGACATCGGCCTGCCTGTCGACGACCGCGCTCCCACGCCCGCGGTCTCGCAGGCGATCAGCCGCATCGTGCGTGAGGTGTCCGACGAGCGGCATCCACGAGCCCGGCTGACGAGCCGTCTGGCGGAACTGACCGCCGGACTCGGCCTCACGCCGGGCCGAGCCCGGGGCCTGACGGACCGCTTCGGCCAGGGCGGCATGCACCAGGCCGCCGAGGCCATCGTTCGGTGGTTCGAGCACAGTCGTTGACGGCCCGGGGGCCAAGAACGCGAGCGGCCTCAGGTGATGGCGAGCGTCGTCACTCCCGTCGCGCCGGTGAGTCCGGTGGTGAGGCATCGCACCAGGTCCGGCTGGGGAATCGTGACGACCTGCACCACCGTCCGGCCACGGAAGCGGCCCTGTGTCACCGTTCCCTTGATCGTCGTGACCACCTGGCCGGCCACGGCGGTGCTGCTGCCGGTGGCCTTCAGGACGCTGGTGTCGCCGGTGTTCCAGGTGAAGGTCCGCTCGTCCTCGAATCCGTCGAGGAGGTCGTTGCAGCCGGCGAAGACGGTGAACCGCTCCCCGTAGGACCCGCTCGTCACCTTGCCCTGACTGTCGACGCAGGAGCCGAACCGGCCATCGGTCGTGATGTCGATCTTCCGGGGCGCGAGGGTGACTCCCGGGTGATAGGTGACCGACTCCGTCCCGTGGCACTGCACATGCACGAACGGCCCGTCGGACCCGCCGGAGGGCGAAGCCGTGGCCGGCACGGTCGTGCCGAAAGCGGTGAGGGCTGCCAGTACGACAGCGCACACCCATGATCTGCTGACGGCCATGAGGGCTCCTTCGCGGTGAGTGACGTGAAGGATGCGATGCCCAGCTCCTGCGTCGTCGATACGAGCGCGCGGAGGCTGGAAGGGACGCGGAGGACCAACGGAGAGCGCACGAAGTGCCGGTCGCGCCCGTGCCTGTGCCGCCCGTCGGGCCGGTCCCCCGCTGGGGGACCGGCCCGACGGGCGCGATGGGGGTCAGGCCGAGCGGCGTCGGCGGCGCAGGTGGAGGACCCCCGCGCTGCCTGCCGCCAGCACGGCCGCGCCGGAGGCGGCGGGGAGCCACGGGGCGGACGCGCGGGAGGGCTCGGTGGCGGGCTGGTCGCCGGCGAGGGCGTAACCGCCGGCGAGACCCTTGCGGTCGTAGGACGAGCCGGGTTGCTTGTCGCCGTAGCGCTCGGCGACGAGTCTCTGGTACGCGGCGAGGGTGACGCGCGGCTTGCCCTGGAGGGCCGTGCGGGCCTCCTTGTTGAGCGGCTCGACGGAGCCGTTGCCGGTCAGCCGGTACCAGCCGTGGATCTGCGGCTCCATGAAGGTTCGCGCCTGGTCGGTGCCGCGTTCGGCGGCGCTGATGTCCGTGTCGCCGTCGCGGATGCCGGCCAGTTGCCAGTCCTTGGCGCCCTTCCCCGGTCCCCCCGGCTTCCCCGGTGCGAGCAGGACGGCGGCCTGGCGGCCGTTGGCCGCCGAGACGCGGGAGGCGAGGTAGGACAGCCGCAGGGCCGACCCGGCCGTGGGCTTGGTCTTGCCGGTGACGAACTCGGGTGCGAGTTCGTAGAGCGGGACCGGCTTCTTGAGGTCGAAGCCGGGCGCGGCGGCGGGGGCCAGGCCGCGCGGGGCGCCCGCTGTGCCGCCGTCCGCGCCGGCGGCCGGGGTCCGCTGCTGTTCGGCGGCCGTCAGGAAGCGCGAAACGGTGTCGTGGACCTTGCCGGAACCCAGCACCTTCTGGGCGGCGGCGTAGTCGGTCGCGGCGGGCGGGCTGGACAGGGCGGGTCCGTCGGCGGCCTGCGCGGGAACGATTCCGCAGAGGGTGGCGACGGTGGCGGCCGCAAGCAGGGTGGCGGCGCGTCGGGTCGTACGGTGCATGGTGGTTTTTCTCCTCTGGCCGTGGATGCGGATTAGCTGTGGATGCCGATGCGCGAGTGGGTCCACCGGAAGGAGTTGTTTCCGGAGTAGGAGGAGTAGTTCCACCAGGTGTACGTCTGCGTGCTGGGCCAGGGATCGCCGACGGCGACCATGTTGCTGGTGCTGTCGTAGCCGTAGATGACGTTCATGTGGCCGCCGCCGGAGGTCCAGCCGATGCGGACGGCGAAGGGGCGCCCGTTCGCGATCTCGCTCTGGGTCTCGCCGAAGGAGGCGTTGCGGTACAGGTCGGTGCCGCTGTTGCGGAAGCCCATGTTGCGCAGGCCGTTGGCCATGTCGCCCAGGGTGGCGGGGCGGTTGTTGCAGTCCAGTTGGCTGTTGCCCTGGGCGGCCAGTCGGCAGAAGTCGTACTGGTTGTAGTTGGTGTAGCCCCAGTAGTTGGCGATGGTCAGGCCGGAGGCGTCCCAGCACCACTGGTCACGTACTTGCTTCTGCATGCCGATGTTCAGTTGCTTCTGTGCGGCGGGCCGACTGGTGGAGCAGACCGGCAGCCCGCCGGTGTCCTCGCGGATGAAGGCGTCGGCGATGTAGAAGGTGCCGGACCAGATCCAGCGGGAGTTGTTCTCGACGACGTCGCCGGTGGTGCGGCAGGACATCGAGACGCGGTCGCCGACCCGTGAGGTGCCGATGACGTTGGAGGACAGGGAGGGCTGGGAACGCTGGTTGACGGTCTGGAAGTTGCCCTGTCCGCCGGTGACGGTGCCGGTGGCCGCTGCCTGGGCCTCGGGGGCGATGCCCAGCAGGAGTCCGCCGGACAGGACGGCGGCCATCGTGGAGAGAAGGGTCTTCCTGCGGCCCGGTGTACGGGCGGGCCTAAGGGATCCGAGCATGGGGGGTTCCTCTGTCGTTCGGGTATCGGTGAGGTGTGTGGTCGGGTGCCGGTCAGGCGTTGTGGTGGGAGCGGCGGCGCCGCAGCCAGAACGCGGCTGGTATGCCGACGGCGACGAGGGCCAGGGCGGTGACGCCGAGGGTCACGGCTCCGGGCGCCCGTCCGCCGTCGGATGCGGATGCCGGCGCGGGTGCCCCGGCGGGCGCGGGCGCGGCGGAGGGCGCTCGCGAGGGGGCGGGCGGTCCGGCCGGTGCGCCGGTGGGGTGCGCCAGGGATGCCGCGGTCACCTCGGCCCGTGATGCGGTGCGGCCGAGTGCCGGAAACGCGGTCTGTGCCGTGAGGGTCCAGTCGCCGGCGGGCAGTGCCTCGGCGGTGGTGAACGTTCCGGGCTGTCCGGGTACGGGTACCAGGCGCCAGGGGCCGAGCGTGGTGCCGTCGGCCGAGGTCGCGGCGAGGGTGCCGGCGACCTTCTCGTTCACGGGGTGGCCGTCGTCCTCCCAGGTGGCCTTGGTGGTGGGGTGACCGGCGGACACGCCGGTGACGGTCAGATGGATGGTGTCGCCGTGGGCGTGTGCCGTTGCGGCGGGGCCCAGGAGCAGCAGTGCCGTGGCAGTGGCGGCCGCTGCCGTGGAGCGGCGATCGGGCATGAGGGTATGGCTCCGATGTGAGGGGGGAGGGTGGCAGGGGCCCGCACGAACCCCTGCCACCCGGGGTTGGTTCAGGCGGACTTCCGCAGGGACCATGCCTGGTAGCCGGAGCTGTCGGGCTTCTGGAGCTCGAGCAGCCAGGCCCCGTAGTAGGGCCGTTTGCCGACGCCCAGGACGAGGGAACTGCCCCGGGCCGTGAGGCGCAGACCGTCGCCCGACTTGGTCAGTTGCCACTGCTGGGCGGCGCTGCCGGAGCAGGGCCGCTGGGCGACCCACTGGCCGGGGTGCGCGTCCCCGCCGAGCTGCAGGCACTTGCCGGACGCGACCGAGCGCAGCCGCACACCACCGCCGGCGTCGTCCAGGTACCACTGCTGCGGTGTGAAGCCGTTGGGCTGGGAGGCGACCAGGACGGTGCCGTCCGCGGTCTTGCCGCCCCAGATCTCGGCCGCCAGTCCGGTGTGCCCGTTGGTCAGCGTGTAGCGCGTGCCGGGCTTGGTGGTGGTGCTGCCCACGGGCGGGGTGCGGAAGGAGACCGTGCGGCCGGGCCGGGCGTCGCGTCCGGCCTGGTCGCGGACCATGACGGCGACCGTGTAGTCGGTGTCGGGCCGCAGGTGGTGGATGCGCGCCGAGTTGGTCTGCACCCAGCCCGCGTGGCTGCCGTTCAGCAGCAGCCCGTACCAGGCGGCGGAGGGGGCGGCGGGCCAGCTGACCACGGCCGAGTCGGACGTCAGCTGTCCGACGACCGGGACGGGGCCCGTCGACGGTCCGCTGCTGCCGGTGGGTTTCGGCGTCGGCGTGGGGCTCGGTTCGGGGTCCGGCCTGGTGCCGCCCCCGGTCATCAGGAACTGGTTGTTCGCGACGTTCCAGTGGGTGGCCAGGTAACTGCCCGGCTGTGGACTGGTGTGGTAGTAGTCGTCGTGCTTGCAGTCCAGGCGCTCGTCGTGGCCCCGCTCGGGGCAGACGTCGCGCATGGCGGGGTAGTACGGCGCGTCCGAGTAGCACATGACGTCCCACTCGTCGGTGCAGTGCGCGGCGCGGCTGGTGTTCGGGGCGCTGTTGTTCACCGCTCCGAGGTTGTGCCCCAGTTCGTGCGCGGCGGTCGAGCCGCCCCAGCACCCGGCGTCCGTACGGCCGTAGGAGGGGCCGAAGTTGCTGAGGTTGGCGGCACCGGGCCGCTCGTCACCGCTGAAGGTGCCGATACCGCAGTAGACCTTGGCGTCCGCGAAGATCATGTACTTGCGGTCGCGCCGGTCGAAGCCCTTCGCCGCGAGCGCGGAGTTCATCGCGCCGAACTCGGCCAGTGCCGAGCTCGGCACCTCGACGTTGAGGACGGACGGGGCGCAGTCCGCGCCGGTCACGTATCTGATGTGCCGTACGCCGCCGGTCTCCTGGGCGCTGGCGAAGTAGATGGTGTCGGCGTCGGCGGCCCACTTGCGGAACGAGGCCAGGTACTCGGCGTACCGGTCGTTGCCGGGGGCGTGGACGTACACGACCTGCACGCGGTTGCCGGTGCTGCCGTCACCGTCGCACTGCACCGTCTGACCGGCCGGTGCCGCCTTCGCGTCCCCGGTCCGCCGCGTGGGGGCGGCGGGAGGCGTCCTGGTGGCGGCGGTGCCCGCCTGGCGGGCGTCGACGGAGGCGGTGGTGCCGGCGGCCGGCTGTCCCCGGTTCGCCTTGCCGGTGTCGGGGCGGTCCGGTGTTCCGGCCGTGTCCTGTGTCTTCGCGGCGGGTGGCGTGTCCTTGGTGATGTCCACGCCCTTGGGCGGCTTGTCGGGGCCGTGTGTGCAACGACCGTCGGCGGTCCGCAGGACGCCGACGCAACGGTCGCCCTTGGGCGCCGGGCGCAAGCCCTTGTGGACCAGGCCGCGTGTGGGGTCGTCGTCGGGTATTCGGGTCACCGGTTCCGGTGTCCTGTCGTGCGCGGGGGCCGGAGCCGGGCCGTCGGCCACCGTCCGGGCGGCTGCGGCCTGCGGCCGGGACGGCTCGTTGTCGAAGACGCCACCGAGCGCCGCCGTTCCGATGAGTGCTCCGGTGGTGACGGCGACCGCGGCGATGAGTATGCCGCGTTTTCGTCTTCGCTGCTGCGCCTGTCTTCTGCGACCGGACAAGGCCACACCTCATTTCCGTGGGGGAGTTGTGGGTGGCCGGAAGTGTGCCAGAACGAACAGCCCGTCAAACAGGGATGTTTGACGGGCTGAAATGTTGAGCATGATTCCTATGAAGCCGCGAGCGTCACTCGGGAAACAATCAACTTCCCTTGACGGTAGGGGACTTGGAGGCGGCGACAGTAAAGGTCTATTCCAATCCTGGGTAACTTTATGAGCTTTACTTAATAAGAT
The window above is part of the Streptomyces syringium genome. Proteins encoded here:
- a CDS encoding VOC family protein; the encoded protein is MSRHIQVTFDAHDPRALSSFWRDVLGYVHPGPPGVDLPEGADPLAAWDDFLARLGVPEEQRNTKSAIEDPDGQGPRLFFQQVPEDKTAKNRVHLDVRAAPGLQGEERMAALEAECERLVALGAKRVRRDEPAPPMSAGFLVMTDPEGNEFCLD
- a CDS encoding alpha/beta fold hydrolase codes for the protein MSTPETGTLAVAGARLHFEVRGAGPLLLLIPGGNSDAAVFDPMAAALAEDHRVLTYDPRGNSRSPLDGPPVDQRLDVHTDDAYRLLGHVAAAGESVQVFGSCSGGLVALELAVRHPDRIRSAVVHEPPALAVLPDAAALSVFIDDVHETFRRAGVAAAMRKLNALFGGRPAPVLPQAHDNTAFFLAHTMRPFTRVVPDFAAVAAAAGRIAVAGGRASSTQVICRPAAVLAERIGRELTEFPGGHIGYATWPVEFAERLVGVFAAMPAPGGVPEPAEARET
- a CDS encoding papain-like cysteine protease family protein, whose translation is MLGSLRPARTPGRRKTLLSTMAAVLSGGLLLGIAPEAQAAATGTVTGGQGNFQTVNQRSQPSLSSNVIGTSRVGDRVSMSCRTTGDVVENNSRWIWSGTFYIADAFIREDTGGLPVCSTSRPAAQKQLNIGMQKQVRDQWCWDASGLTIANYWGYTNYNQYDFCRLAAQGNSQLDCNNRPATLGDMANGLRNMGFRNSGTDLYRNASFGETQSEIANGRPFAVRIGWTSGGGHMNVIYGYDSTSNMVAVGDPWPSTQTYTWWNYSSYSGNNSFRWTHSRIGIHS
- a CDS encoding RICIN domain-containing protein translates to MSGRRRQAQQRRRKRGILIAAVAVTTGALIGTAALGGVFDNEPSRPQAAAARTVADGPAPAPAHDRTPEPVTRIPDDDPTRGLVHKGLRPAPKGDRCVGVLRTADGRCTHGPDKPPKGVDITKDTPPAAKTQDTAGTPDRPDTGKANRGQPAAGTTASVDARQAGTAATRTPPAAPTRRTGDAKAAPAGQTVQCDGDGSTGNRVQVVYVHAPGNDRYAEYLASFRKWAADADTIYFASAQETGGVRHIRYVTGADCAPSVLNVEVPSSALAEFGAMNSALAAKGFDRRDRKYMIFADAKVYCGIGTFSGDERPGAANLSNFGPSYGRTDAGCWGGSTAAHELGHNLGAVNNSAPNTSRAAHCTDEWDVMCYSDAPYYPAMRDVCPERGHDERLDCKHDDYYHTSPQPGSYLATHWNVANNQFLMTGGGTRPDPEPSPTPTPKPTGSSGPSTGPVPVVGQLTSDSAVVSWPAAPSAAWYGLLLNGSHAGWVQTNSARIHHLRPDTDYTVAVMVRDQAGRDARPGRTVSFRTPPVGSTTTKPGTRYTLTNGHTGLAAEIWGGKTADGTVLVASQPNGFTPQQWYLDDAGGGVRLRSVASGKCLQLGGDAHPGQWVAQRPCSGSAAQQWQLTKSGDGLRLTARGSSLVLGVGKRPYYGAWLLELQKPDSSGYQAWSLRKSA
- a CDS encoding ABC transporter ATP-binding protein, which translates into the protein MNVAEETSDARRAHGHELSAMGVTVAYEGVDVVHDASLTLRPGEVTVLVGPNGSGKSTLLRTLARLQRPRTATLVIDADTDGLALSPREFSRRVALLTQGRPTPSGLTVRDVVEFGRYPYQGRWGKADPGGRAAVDRALAMTGIEELAERGAEHLSGGQLQRVWLAGCLAQETGVLLLDEPTTYLDLRYQVELLDLMRDLADDHGIAVGAVLHDLDQAAAVADRIALLHKGRIVADGLPEDVLTPQRLTDTYGIPIEVDHDPTTGRLRTRAIGRHHARNERLSTTS